The genomic DNA GCGCGCACGCTGGAGAGCTCCCGCATCGGTTCCGCCACGCGGCAATACTTCCAGCTGGTACCGAATGCCGTGGCGAGCAGCGATCTCTCGGACATGCTCGATCAGCGGACGACTCGGGATATGCGACGAATCGAACACTTTGATCGCGACGCCTGCGCCGAGCCGGGTGATCCGATCGTGCGCCTCGATACCTGGAACGTCGCCAGCAATGGTGACATCCAGGGCGATCGCCACATCCGGCTCGAGGCCGAAGCCGGCTGTCTGCGCACCACGCAGCCCGACCTCCTCCTGGACCGTCGCCACAGCCACGATTTCCGCTTCGTGTCGCTCGAGATGACGAAGGGCCTCGAGCATGACGAAGACGCCGACGCGATCATCCAACGCCTTGCTCAGCACAGTCGGCCCCAACCGCACGAAGTCGCGAGCCAGCGTGACCATGTCGCCGATTTCGACACGCGAGCGGACTTCCTCGGCGGGGAGACCGAGATCGACATAGAGGTCTTCCAAGGCTGGCGCCTTGCGCTCCTCCGTCGTCAACAGGTGGATGGGCTTCGTCGCGAGCTGGAGCGCGCCGAGGAGCGGCTCGCCGGAGCGTGTCCAGACGTGGACGCGTTGGGCGACGAGGACACGGGCATCGAATCCACCGACCGGCTGCAGCCGCAGGAAGCCGTTGTCGTCGATATGGCGAACGAGGAAACCGATCTCGTCCATATGCGCGGCGAGGAGGACACGCCGGGCGAGCCGGCCACGACGGATCCCGATCAGGTTTCCCATGGCATCGACGCGCAGCTCGTCGACAACAGGTTCCAGAGCAGCCCGGACGACCTCCGCGACGCGGGTCTCGTGACCGGCAATGCCCGGTGTCTCGCACAGGCGCTGCAACACGCTCCAATCGAGTTCCATCGGGTACCAGCTCCTCCATCATTCAGCGAACGCACCGACGCTCACATCCTAGCATCCGGCGTCAACGCTCCCAAAGCACAGCCTCGTTCACCGGACGTATCCTGGCGGGTAGGATGGAACGCAAGCGGGCCAGCCACGGGAGGGAGGTCGAGGGGTGGTGCAGCAGCGGACACGCGATGAGGTACCGGTCGAGGAGACATGGAACCTGGCCGACCTGTTCGCGACACCGGACGACTGGGAACGCGAACGCGAGGCTTTGTTGCGTGACCTCGCGCAACTCGAAGAGCTGCGCGGTACGCTCGGTGCTGGCCCGAGCCAGGTCCTCAGGGTCCTGACGCTCGCCGACGAACTGGACCAACGAGTCAGCAAACTGTACGCGTATGCCTTGCTGGCGCGCGACCAGGACACACGCGATACGGTCGCCGCCGAGCGCTACGAACGAGCGGTGCACCTGGGCACGCTGGTGGGACGAGCATCGGCCTGGATCGCGCCCGAACTCCTGGCAACGTACGACGACGACCGGCTCCTCCGTCTACCCGAGGAAGAACCCGGCCTCGTCCCCTTCCGACGGCTGTTCGAGCGCTTGGTCCGGGAGCGGCCGCACATCCGATCAGCCGAAGTCGAGGAACTCCTCGCCGAGACCACGCCGCTCGCTCAAGCACCGAGCACCGCTTTTACCTTGCTCGACAACGCTGATATTCGTTACGGGACCGTGACCGACGTCGATGGCAGCACCGTCGAGCTGACGAAGGGTCGCTATCTCGTGCTGCTCGAGCGTCGTGACCGGCGCGTCCGCCAACAGGCGTATGAGGTCTTCAACGCACCGTATCTTGCTCACCGGCACACGCTCGCAGCGTTGCTCAGCGCAGCGAACCAGCGCGATGTCTTCTATGCCCGAGCACGGCGCTACGAGTCGGCACTCCATGCAGCACTACACCCGGACAACATTCCGATCGAGGTCTACACGACACTGATCCAGCTGGTTCGGCAGCATGCGTCTCTCCTGCAGCGCTACCTCGCACTGCGGAAGCGCGTACTCGGGCTGGAGCGCCTGCGCACGTTCGACCTGTACGTTCCACTGGTCGAACGACCGGAGCGATCGTACAGCTACCAGGAAGCGCGCGATCTCGTCGTCGCCGCCTTGCAGCCACTCGGTCCTGACTACGTCGAGCCGCTCCGGCAGGGTCTGGCGAGCCGCTGGGTCGACGTGCACGAAACCGTCGGGAAGCGCTCCGGTGGGTACAGTCTCGGTGTCTACGGGGTGCACCCGTATATTCTGCTGAACTGGAACGGAACTTTGCGCGAGGTCTTCACGCTGGCACACGAAGTCGGGCATGCGATGCACTCGTACTTCAGCTCCCGGGAACAACCGCACCCGACGGCTGAATACACGATCTTCGTCGCTGAAGTCGCCTCTACCTTCAACGAGCGGCTGCTCATGCGCTCCTTGCTCCAACGCGCGACCGATCCACGCGAGCGAGCTGCGCTGGTCAACGATGCGCTGGATACGTTCCGCACCGCTCTGTTCCGGCAAACGCTGTTCGCTGAGTTCGAACTGGAGACGCATCGTGCCGTCGAGCGTGGTGCCGGGCTGAGCGCGGACGGTCTCTGCGACCTCTACGGCAGCCTGATCGCCGACTATTATGGGCCGGACCTGGAACTGGACAACGAGGTGCGGCACGAGTGGAGTCGCGTGCCGCATTTCTACCGGGCGTTTTACGTCTATCAGTACGCGACCGGCCTGGTGGCAGCGACTGCGCTCGCACGGAGGGTCCTGAGCGGAGACGAGGACGCGCGGCAACGCTACCTCCGGTTCCTGGCCGCAGGATCATCGAAGGACTCGCTCGACCTGTTGCGCGACGCCGGTGTCGATCTGACGACGCCGGAGCCGTATCTGGCTGCTTTCGCGACGATGGAGCAGGATCTCGCCACCCTCGAAGAGGCGCTGAGGCGACTCGGGATGCTGCAGCCAGCCTGAGGAGGGTCGTGCGACCCGTCAGGAAGGAGTGCAGTTCGCCGACCGCTTGTGCTAGCAGCGCACGCCGAGTCGCTGGGTCGTTCAGTGGCACGCGACTCCCGTCGACCCCGGTGCAGCTCGCACCGCATCACTCGCGGGCTGGCTACTCTCGGCGCGCACCGCGATATGGAGCGCCACGGTACCGGCCATGAGTTTCCGGACCTGCACGGAAGCGAAACCGGCTGCTCGCAGGAGCGCCGCAAGCTCCCACGCCGTGGGGAAGGCTGCTGTCGAGCGTGGGAGATAGCTGTACGCCGCCCGGTCACCACTGACCAGGCCACCGAGCCAGGGGACGAAGCGGTCGAAATAGAGTCGAAGCAGGGGCGCGAGCGGTCCCTGGAAGGGCGTCGTCTCCAGAATCACCAGTACCCCGCCGGGGCGTACGACGCGGGCGAGTTCGTGGATCGCTGCCTCGTAATCAGGGAGATTGCGCAACCCGAAGCCGATCGTACAGGCATCGACCGAGGCATCGCGGAACGGGAGGCGCATCGCGTCCCCGCAGAGGAGCGTGACCCGATCGATACCAGACGCGGAGCGCTTGCGAGCGGCATGCCGGAGCATCGTCCGACTGAAGTCGAGCGCGACGACGCGCCCAGCACCCTGCGCAGCGAGCTCGAAGGCAAGGTCCCCGGTACCCGTCGCGACATCGAGCACGACTGCTGGCTGGTGGGCGAGGGCGGCACGGGCGGCTGCCCGGCGCCAGGTCACGTCGCGGCCGAGCGTCATGAGCCGGTTCATCACGTCGTAGCGCGGGGCGATCCGGTCGAACATACGCCGGACTTCAGCCGGCGGTTGCAACGCGCCACGGGGAGCCATGCCGTCTCCTTTCCCCTGGGGGCAATGCTAGCGTAGCGGATCGCGACTGTAAGTGCCGACGAGTTCACCGATGGCCAGAACATGCCCTTCGAGGGCACGCAGGACGTCGTTCCGCCATGCTCCGGGCGGGAGACCGGTCGGACGATCGAGCGCGTACAGCCGGAACACGTACCGGTGCGGTCGACCAGGCGGTGGACACGGTCCGCGGTAGCCGAGCGTTCCGAAGTCATTCCGGCCCTGTCGCGCTCCGCTGTTCAGTGTTCCGTCAGGCGGCACAGCCGGCGGGAGAGAGCGTGTTGCCGCGGGGAGGTCGTAGAGGAGCCAGTGGGTGAAGATCCCACCGGGAGCATCGGGATCCTCGACGACCAGGACGAAGGCAGTAGTTCCGACCGGTGGATCGGACCAGCTCAGGGGAGGAGATCCATCGGCACCATCGCACGTGTATTCGGCAGGGATGGTACCGCCTGACACGAACGCCGAACTGCTCAGACGCATCCTGGCCGCTGGCAACGAGGTCGTCGGGCTCGCCTCGGTGACGGTACAGCCGAACCCAAGCGTCGCACCGATCAGCGCACTCGCAAGCAACATTCGGAACCACTGCGAATACCGACGGAAGCGGGTGCGAGGGAAACGACGTTCCATGGCTCATCCGGGTGGACACATCCGACGGGCGTACCACTTTTGAGGGTACTGCACGGGCCGAAGAACGACAGCGTTCGTCCCCGGCGGGCTACGCAGCTGAGGCACCTGAACGAACTCCGCACAGCAGTGGATTCCGGCGACCGAGCCACAGTAGACTCCGAGAGTACACTCCGGCAGTCGGGTTACCCCGAGGAGGAGCGATGGAAGCCCAGCAGCAATCACGGAGCGTGATTCACCGGCATCCGGAGCGCGCGGTGCCGGACGAAGCGGCGGAGATTCTCGCCGCGGGGATGGTCGCGCATGTCGGCTTCTGCGGGGACGGGCAACCGTTCGTCATTCCGATGTCGTACCACTATGACCCGCGGCGACCGGACCGGTTGTATCTCCACGGCGCGCGGGAGGGCCGCTTGTTGCAGCTGCTCGCCGCTGGTGCACCGGTGTGCATCGCGGTGACCCTGGTCGATGGACTGGTTTACTCGCGGAGTGCCTTCAACCACTCGATGAACTACCGCAGCGTCGTGTGCTTCGGTCGGGCCAAGGTCATCGAGAACGAAGCTGACCAGCGGACGATCTTCGAGGCGATGACGGAACGGTACTTTCCCGGGCGCCGCGTTGGGGTCGACTATCAGCCAGCGACGGCACAGCAACTCGCGGCAACGCTGCTCGTCGAGGTCGCGATCGAGGAGTGGAGCGCCAAGGCTCGCCGTGGCGGGCCGAGGGGTCCTTACGATGCCGATCCGACGGCGCCAGGCACGGCCGGTGTCGTGCCCCTGAAGGGGTAACGTGCACGGACGACATGACGTGCCCTTACTCCTCCAGCGGCTGACGACCGCGAAACCCGGCATCGAGTTCATGCCAGAAGGCGACCGTCGGCTCGTCGACCTTCCAGCACAGGTAGACTTCACGCCCGTCACGCAGGCTCGGGAAGTCGACCAATCCCATGTCCAGGTCCTTGACTTCCACACCGAGCTCGTGCACGGCCCGGACCTTTTCGCGAATCGAGCGCACGAGCGCGGCGATGCGCTCCTCGTGCGCCTGGAGCTTTTGCGCGCTGCCATTGAGAAAGGCGAGGGGAGCGATCCGCCGCAACTCGTTCAGCTCGCGATCGAGTTCGCGCTTCTCGGTCTGCAGCGCGACGAGGATGCCGCGCAACCGTGGGACGAGGGCACGGGCTTCTGCGACCGTGAAGTAGCGCCGGTTCCGCCGTTCCATGATCGGGCTCCCCCGAGCTGCCAGGCGGCTGGCCTGCGTCGTGATGACAGAACCTGCGCGCGAAAGAACGAGAACGCTCGCCGGTGCCGCCCGGCCGGGCAGTGAGTTTATCATCGAGCGGGCGTCGCGGCGCTCGGGGGAATTCGGTGGCACGACTCTCGACCATGCGAGAAGCGAAGGCTAAGCGTGGAGCTGTGGTAGGCCACGTCCTGCTGGCGACGACAGCCGTCTTGTGGGGTTCCTCGTACATCAGCACGCGGCTCATCGTCGGTGAGGTACCACCGCTCCTCCTCGGCTTCCTGCGTGGGCTGCTCGCCGTTCTCGTCCTCGGTCTGATGGCGCGATGGAGCGGGGTGCCGCTGCGCATGCGGTGGTACGACTGGCTCCCGCTCGCCGGGCTCGGTGCGCTCGGGGTCGGGTATTTCTACCTGGGACTCAACCTCGCCCTCCAGTGGACGACGGCAGTGACCGCATCGCTCCTGAGCCTTCCGTATCCAGCCTTGACCGCGCTCGCCGCCTGGCTGTTCCTGCGCGAACCGCTGGATTTCCTCCAGGTGGCGGGTATCGCGCTCGCCGGTGCCGGCGCGACCTGGCTGACGCTCGAGTCAGCCCAGGACACGGTGGGTGGCGCTTGGCTCGGCAACCTCCTGGCCCTCTCGATCACGGTCGCCTGGACGGTCTATACGCTCCTCGGGCGGCGCATCCTGCCGAGATGGTCGCCGCTGGCGGCGACGTTCCACGTGATGCTGGCGGGCACGCTGCTGCTCGGTCTCGGCGCTGGACTGGAGTACCTGAGCGGCGCACACCCTGTCTGGACCGGGCGGGCGATCCTGCTCACGCTCTACCTCGGGATCGTCTGCACCGGCATCGGTTACGCCTTCTGGAACAGTGGGTTGCGACTGGTCCCTGCAGCGGCAGCGAGCGCGTACATGTACCTGCAGCCGGTCACCGTACTGGTGCTGGCGATACCGGTGCTGGGTGAACGTCCATCGCTCACCACGCTCGTAGCCGGTGCGCTCGTGCTGACCGGTACCGCATTAGCAGCCCGGCGAAGCGGCCAGGATTGACCGATCCGGTACACTGAAGCGACGACTCCGGGCCTCGGAGCGGAGGCCCAAGCGCGACAATGGGGGACAAAACGCACGATGGGGAAGCGGAAGACAGCGCTCATCACGGGGATCACCGGCCAGGACGGTTCGTACCTCGCTGAGTTTCTCCTGGAGCAGGGCTACCGGGTCGTCGGGATGCAGCGCCGCTCCAGCACGGAGACCCTCTGGCGAATCGCGCATCTTTTGGACAAGATCGAACTCGTGCAGGGGGATCTTCTCGATCAGCTTTCACTGATCGAGATCGTCCGGGAGTACCAGCCGGACGAGGTCTACAACCTGGCGGCACAGTCGTTCGTCCCGACCTCCTGGCAGCAGCCAGTGCTCACCGGGGAATTCACTGCGCTCGGCGTGACGCGCCTGCTCGAGGCGATCCGGTTGGTCAAGCCGGACACGAAGTTCTACCAGGCCAGCTCGTCCGAGATGTTCGGCAAGGCAGTCGAGGTTCCCCAGAACGAGCGGACGCCCTTCTATCCGCGGTCACCGTACGGAGTGAGCAAAGTCTATGGGCATTACATCACGATCAACTATCGGGAGAGTTATGGGCTGTTCGCTGTTTCTGGGATCCTGTTCAACCATGAGAGCCCACGACGAGGCCTGGAGTTCGTCACGCGCAAGGTGACGCACGGGGTGGCCAAGATCAAGCTCGGCCTGGCCAAGGAACTCCGCCTGGGCAACCTGGACGCGCGCCGCGACTGGGGCTACGCGCCGGACTACGTGCGTGCGATGTGGCTGATGCTGCAACAAGACCAGCCGGACGACTTCGTGGTCGGTACCGGGAAGACGTACTCGGTACGACAGCTCTGCGAGATCGCTTTCCGCTGCGTGGGGCTGAACTGGGAAGACTACGTCGTCGTCGATCCGTCGCTGTTCCGGCCGGCGGACGTCGATCTCCTGGTCGCTGACGCAACCAAGGCACGGACGGTCCTCGGCTGGCGACCGACGGTGAGCTTCGAAGAGATGATCGAGCTGATGGTCGATGCCGACCTGCGCTTGCTCAAAGGGGAGCGCGTGCCGCCGGGGATGGTAGCACCGGTCGTCCGGCCGTAACGCCGCTTCAACCGAGTCTGGCGACCGGAACGGCGCGCCTGCCGGGTAGGAGCGATCCGTGCTCGGCTCGGTCTCTGCGCACGGTGGGGAGGAGCATCAGCGAGGGGTCGACACCCTCTGGTGCGGCGATGGAGTCGGCTGAGACGGTGACACCTCCTCGAGATCCGGTCAGAACCGGAACGGTACATCCCGAGTCGAGCGAGGAGCGCCGGAGATCGCCTCGCTGGGTACCGTCCGGTGACGGGAGGCATTCCGACCATGACCGTGGACTGGGAACACCGAGTGCGAGCACCGCTCCGCTTCGCCCGTCTCGTATCGGCATATCTACCGCTCGGACTCGCGAACTGGCTCATCCGGCTGGGAGGCGCGCCGGGCCAAGCTGCCAGCGGATATCCAGCGCAGCACGGTACGAGCTGACAGCGTCCCCTGCGAGTGGCTGATCCCCACGGACGCTCCTGCCGATCGCGCACTCTTGTACCTGCACGGTGGGGGGTTGGTCTTCAGGCTGAGCGCACAGCATCTCGCGATGGTGAGCGAACTGGCCCTGCACCTGGGAATCCGAGCGCTGCTCCCGGAGTACCGGCTGGCGCCGCGCCATCCCTGGCCGGCAGCCTCGGAGGGCTGCCTGCTCGCCTACCGGTGGCTGCTGTGCCAGGGTTCTCCGGCGCACCGGATCGTGGTCGCCGGGGATTCGGCTGGGGGCAATCTGGCGATCGCACTGGCGATGGCGCTGCGCGATGCAGGAGACCCGCTTCCGGCAGCACGCGCGTGCTCGTCGCCGGTCGGGGACCTTTCCAGTACCGAGGAGCGCGGGCTGGCCTTCGTCGACCCGGTCTTGCATCCGCAGGCGATCCGGCGGTTCGATCGCGCGTCTCTCGATGAGCACGACGCACGCCAGCCGCTCATCTCGCCGGTGTATGGCGACTGGCATGGTCTGCCACCGCTGTTGATCCATGCGGGCGAGGACGAACTCCTGCGCGAGGATGCCGAGCGACTGGCCCAGACAGCACAGCAGGCTGGCGTCGAGGTCGAACTCGCGATCTACCCACGAATGTGGCATGTCTGGCAACTGAACCGGGAGCTGCCGCAGGCACGCGACTCGCTCGACAAGGTCGCGCGATTCTTCCGCAAGGACCTCGAGGCAGAACGCGCAACGAGGGTAACCAGCTAGAAAGGCAAGTCAGGAACCGCCGAGTCGGACTCACCAGCTTCGGGCAGCTCGACGAAGCGAATGTCCCAGACGTCCGATTCGAGCCCAGCCAGGAGCGCACTCCGCCCGAACGCGGGCCGGAGGACGACGAGCGCGTGCGTCGCGCGGCTCATCGCGACGGCTGCAGCTCGCCGCCAGAGGCGGACCGATTCCTCGACCTCCTCGATCGGTGGATCGGAGAAGCTGGCCGGCGGAGGCTCCCAATCGGGAACGAGGAGGAATACTGCTGGGAACTCCAGTCCCTTGGCATTGTGCCAGGTGAGGATCTTGACAGCGGCATGAGCGGAGAGCTGTTGGCCGTGCCCGACGCGCTCACTCGGGATCTGCGCGTCCCGGAGGGCCGTCTCGACCTCGCTCGCGTCCTGGTTACGCGGCACCAGCACCGCGCAGGAATCCCACGGGAGGCGCTGTTCCTGTCGGAGACGACGGAGTTCCTGGGGTAGGAGCGTCTTCCACGTTTCCCAGCGGGCCAGCGAGAGGACGAGCGGTCGGCCGCGACCGCTCCGCTTCCGGTCGAGCGGCGGTTCGGTTCGGGTGCTGCTCTCCGGCAAGGCGTGCCGGTAGGCGCGGACAGCAACCGCGATTTCCGGCGGGCAGCGGTGACCGGTGCGTAAGGTGAGTCGCGCGACCTCGTACCGCGCGTTGCCGTTCGCAGCGTCGCCACGCTCGAGTTCCTGCACGATGAGTTGCCAGCCGAAGCACCGCGAGTAGATCGACTGTTCCTCGTCCCCGACGAGCAAGAAGCGGCGGGGATCGAGACACA from Thermomicrobium sp. 4228-Ro includes the following:
- a CDS encoding M42 family metallopeptidase, which gives rise to MELDWSVLQRLCETPGIAGHETRVAEVVRAALEPVVDELRVDAMGNLIGIRRGRLARRVLLAAHMDEIGFLVRHIDDNGFLRLQPVGGFDARVLVAQRVHVWTRSGEPLLGALQLATKPIHLLTTEERKAPALEDLYVDLGLPAEEVRSRVEIGDMVTLARDFVRLGPTVLSKALDDRVGVFVMLEALRHLERHEAEIVAVATVQEEVGLRGAQTAGFGLEPDVAIALDVTIAGDVPGIEAHDRITRLGAGVAIKVFDSSHIPSRPLIEHVREIAARHGIRYQLEVLPRGGTDAGALQRARAGVPAVTLSIPTRHVHTVNEMAHVEDIAAAVDLLRRYLAEAHERTYQPYSW
- the pepF gene encoding oligoendopeptidase F, whose translation is MVQQRTRDEVPVEETWNLADLFATPDDWEREREALLRDLAQLEELRGTLGAGPSQVLRVLTLADELDQRVSKLYAYALLARDQDTRDTVAAERYERAVHLGTLVGRASAWIAPELLATYDDDRLLRLPEEEPGLVPFRRLFERLVRERPHIRSAEVEELLAETTPLAQAPSTAFTLLDNADIRYGTVTDVDGSTVELTKGRYLVLLERRDRRVRQQAYEVFNAPYLAHRHTLAALLSAANQRDVFYARARRYESALHAALHPDNIPIEVYTTLIQLVRQHASLLQRYLALRKRVLGLERLRTFDLYVPLVERPERSYSYQEARDLVVAALQPLGPDYVEPLRQGLASRWVDVHETVGKRSGGYSLGVYGVHPYILLNWNGTLREVFTLAHEVGHAMHSYFSSREQPHPTAEYTIFVAEVASTFNERLLMRSLLQRATDPRERAALVNDALDTFRTALFRQTLFAEFELETHRAVERGAGLSADGLCDLYGSLIADYYGPDLELDNEVRHEWSRVPHFYRAFYVYQYATGLVAATALARRVLSGDEDARQRYLRFLAAGSSKDSLDLLRDAGVDLTTPEPYLAAFATMEQDLATLEEALRRLGMLQPA
- the ubiE gene encoding bifunctional demethylmenaquinone methyltransferase/2-methoxy-6-polyprenyl-1,4-benzoquinol methylase UbiE, whose amino-acid sequence is MAPRGALQPPAEVRRMFDRIAPRYDVMNRLMTLGRDVTWRRAAARAALAHQPAVVLDVATGTGDLAFELAAQGAGRVVALDFSRTMLRHAARKRSASGIDRVTLLCGDAMRLPFRDASVDACTIGFGLRNLPDYEAAIHELARVVRPGGVLVILETTPFQGPLAPLLRLYFDRFVPWLGGLVSGDRAAYSYLPRSTAAFPTAWELAALLRAAGFASVQVRKLMAGTVALHIAVRAESSQPASDAVRAAPGSTGVACH
- a CDS encoding YbhB/YbcL family Raf kinase inhibitor-like protein; this translates as MSGGTIPAEYTCDGADGSPPLSWSDPPVGTTAFVLVVEDPDAPGGIFTHWLLYDLPAATRSLPPAVPPDGTLNSGARQGRNDFGTLGYRGPCPPPGRPHRYVFRLYALDRPTGLPPGAWRNDVLRALEGHVLAIGELVGTYSRDPLR
- a CDS encoding pyridoxamine 5'-phosphate oxidase family protein, giving the protein MEAQQQSRSVIHRHPERAVPDEAAEILAAGMVAHVGFCGDGQPFVIPMSYHYDPRRPDRLYLHGAREGRLLQLLAAGAPVCIAVTLVDGLVYSRSAFNHSMNYRSVVCFGRAKVIENEADQRTIFEAMTERYFPGRRVGVDYQPATAQQLAATLLVEVAIEEWSAKARRGGPRGPYDADPTAPGTAGVVPLKG
- a CDS encoding DUF2203 domain-containing protein, which encodes MERRNRRYFTVAEARALVPRLRGILVALQTEKRELDRELNELRRIAPLAFLNGSAQKLQAHEERIAALVRSIREKVRAVHELGVEVKDLDMGLVDFPSLRDGREVYLCWKVDEPTVAFWHELDAGFRGRQPLEE
- a CDS encoding DMT family transporter codes for the protein MARLSTMREAKAKRGAVVGHVLLATTAVLWGSSYISTRLIVGEVPPLLLGFLRGLLAVLVLGLMARWSGVPLRMRWYDWLPLAGLGALGVGYFYLGLNLALQWTTAVTASLLSLPYPALTALAAWLFLREPLDFLQVAGIALAGAGATWLTLESAQDTVGGAWLGNLLALSITVAWTVYTLLGRRILPRWSPLAATFHVMLAGTLLLGLGAGLEYLSGAHPVWTGRAILLTLYLGIVCTGIGYAFWNSGLRLVPAAAASAYMYLQPVTVLVLAIPVLGERPSLTTLVAGALVLTGTALAARRSGQD
- the gmd gene encoding GDP-mannose 4,6-dehydratase, whose product is MGKRKTALITGITGQDGSYLAEFLLEQGYRVVGMQRRSSTETLWRIAHLLDKIELVQGDLLDQLSLIEIVREYQPDEVYNLAAQSFVPTSWQQPVLTGEFTALGVTRLLEAIRLVKPDTKFYQASSSEMFGKAVEVPQNERTPFYPRSPYGVSKVYGHYITINYRESYGLFAVSGILFNHESPRRGLEFVTRKVTHGVAKIKLGLAKELRLGNLDARRDWGYAPDYVRAMWLMLQQDQPDDFVVGTGKTYSVRQLCEIAFRCVGLNWEDYVVVDPSLFRPADVDLLVADATKARTVLGWRPTVSFEEMIELMVDADLRLLKGERVPPGMVAPVVRP
- a CDS encoding alpha/beta hydrolase, whose protein sequence is MPTDAPADRALLYLHGGGLVFRLSAQHLAMVSELALHLGIRALLPEYRLAPRHPWPAASEGCLLAYRWLLCQGSPAHRIVVAGDSAGGNLAIALAMALRDAGDPLPAARACSSPVGDLSSTEERGLAFVDPVLHPQAIRRFDRASLDEHDARQPLISPVYGDWHGLPPLLIHAGEDELLREDAERLAQTAQQAGVEVELAIYPRMWHVWQLNRELPQARDSLDKVARFFRKDLEAERATRVTS